The genomic segment CAAGCGTTTACTCTTTGGAGGTGATTTAGGAATGTCTGAAGTCTCAGAGGTCTCCAAGGGTGGAttctcctcttctctctgccTCTTGAGTCTGTGGGATACAGAAGGGGACAATTGCTTGGGGAAAGAAAAGTCTGTTTCATCCAGTTTGGTAAAGGCTGCATCAGAATCTTGGGAATTTGACAAGGTcttgaaagcttctctcagaGCAGAAATCCCATATGTGGTTACAGTTCCAGACGGCTGCCTATAAAATAAATGAAGCTATGCAGGTTACATCAATGATTTCAACAATACAAGGCTCTACTTCACTAAAATCGCAGCTGCTCCCCTCACTTTGCCTCATAGCTAAGCGCCTACCAAATTCACATTCATGCAAAAgcacatcacagaccatgaaatcagaccttcccctgtgaaatctagCTATTAAaggggacagagagagacagggccAGGGGCACCCCAACTGGGGACTGCTCCCATGCACCAGGcttccagctgctagtcctgtcAGAGataggacttcctcttccccagcacagccGCTTTCAGGGGGaggtcagacccacctctgggtaCCTCTctcggctgcaggaagctccgaggatgctgccttcagagcccagcTTTCAGCCctttcagctctgaaggcagcgcagccatggagcttcctgcagccggaAGATCCCAGAGTTGGGTCTGACCTCTCCCCAGGAGCCACCGTGCAGGcaaagaggaagtcctgtccttccCCAGATGGCCcggactagcagctaggagcccccagctgaggcgctcccagaagcacagggggatatcagacccacctccaggaatCTCCtccggctgcaggaagctctgtggctgctgtcttcagagcccagctctgaaggcagcgcagaagtgatGGTGGCAatcccatctcacacacacacacacacacacacgcacagtccccgtttgggtcaggacctccatggttacaacaccctgaaatttcaggTGTAAACACCTTAAAATGTGAAACTGACTAATTTTAAAAACCTCTAGCCATGAAACTGACAGTGAATTTGGTcaaaatggacagtgaatttggtagggccctattcatagCAAACAATTATGCCTGAAAGATGCCCCATCACAACACAAGGCATTCCCAATTTCTACTGACTCATCTCCGTTCTACAAGAACTTCAGTGTCATGTACCATCCTGTCACCAGTGCAGGTGAGCTGCCTCCTCCAAGACCAGTGGCTCTCATCCTTTTttagtggtgacccctttcacatagggagcctctgagtgcaaccccccttataaagatataaaaaagtgtttttaatttaacaccgttataaatgctggaggcaaagcaggatttggggtggagatTGACAGCTCACGAACCCCCaagtaataacctcacaaccccttgaggggtcccaacccccagtctgagaaccactgtccaAGACAGATATCATTTCTGCTTGGTAATGACAGCAATGATCCTGAAAGCATCCGTGATGCCATATGGAATATGGGTGATCACTTATAATATTATTGATACCAATATTACAAAATTGCAGTGATTCCTacaagatatgccatgtaaggtatcagtggaaaagttatgatttggtAAGTATAATCATGTTTATATGTATGCATCGTCTTTGTATTGAGTTATAAATGTGTGATATATTTGTGTATCAAACTTGTGCTTTGTTTCTGGGTGACACGCCCAGACAGTTTGGCATCAACACTATTCAGTCTGTTTGATGGCCATCAAAGGCAATCAGCTGTAAAATGAACCCATTGAGAGAAGCCAAGGGCTACCCTATGACTCAGTGGGACATGCCTGTGGACAGGGGACTCCAAGTGCTTTTCCTATGTGCCgtgagcttgtgtttgggacaaaaGATATAAAAAGGCAGCGGCATCTTCTCCATTTTCAATCCTGCTTTCCACCTTTGGAGCatcttctctacaaactgaagcttttaACAAAGCACTGATAGATGCATCCAAGCTTTGGATGTTTTCCAGGgggactttacaagccagcaaatTCACCAATGCTGCTAAGAACTTGATATATGGACTCTGAAGTCATAGGTATGTATCTGATTGCTTTGACCATTTAGCAACTCTCTTCTCattcttttcttttataataaaacctttagttttagatactaaaggactggctggcagcatggtattttgggtaagatctaaacTAGTATTGATCTGGCAATATGGCTGGCCCTCTGGGGATCAGAACAACATTCTCTGTAGTGAACATAGTTTTAaaaaacttctcactgtactggacctattTGCTgtttgggagccagagaactggaatgcaataaagggagttgtgtgatttcttttttagcttcttgataaccaTTGTGGGAGATCAGGAGCACAGTTTGGGACTAGTTGGTGAatctaacttcagtgttaaccaccagttttgggagaatctgctcccctttttgcagcctgccctgaccttggcattttcagtgtcaGCTACCATAGGCACCTCAGATCACAGCATCCATCTGTTTTATCCCTCCAAAGAGTGGCAAACTAAATGCATTGACCAAACTTATGTCCTCTGTACCATGGACACACCAAAACCCTTCTGTAAACATAAGAGCCTCTCTCATTCACCACCTGTCACAAGGGACACCTTCCCTTCCTATAGTCCAAACACTCACCAGGGTACTCTTCAGAAAAAagaagatcaacattttaattcagAGCTAGACAGCCTAGTGAAAAATCCTCAAGTAGTAGTCCCTGGGGCAGCACAACTGCATTGGCACATGGCAAAAAATTACAGTTGCCTGCACAGAGTGAAACCAGTGGGTGTTACAATTCAGAAGCAAAATTCTGGCAAACTTCATTCACCATATGTGGTCAGCTTTCCTCTCTAAGTTGCTAATGCATCACTGTAGTGGCTCACCTCTCAGAGTCCTTTGAAGACATTTCCACACTGTCTGGAGCCACTGCTGGTGGTTGCTTGGCTACTTCCACACTGTCTGGAGCCGCCGCTGGTGGTTGCTTAGCTACTTCCACACTGTCTGGAGCCGCCACTGATGGTTGCTTAGCTAGTTCCACACTGTCTGGAGCCGCCACTGATGGTTGCTTAGCTACTTCCACAGGCTTTGGAGCCGCTGCTTCCACAGGCTCTGGAACTAATGCCAGCTTCTTAGTTTCATCAATATATTCTGAATTCAAAGTCTTTTTCGCCATCTTTGACAGGAAGAAAGCACATAATCATTACAAATAAAACTCCAAGGAACTGCATTTATTTTACTCCCATTCCACAGGCATggaacattaattaattaattacttgCTGTTCTATGGTCAGGGTGCTATTTAGTATATTGGAGATAAGATGACGATGGTCATTTGTCAGGTGTTCTGCAGTAGTTACATGTGCAGAGTTAAGTTATCTTGATTAAGAACTATAACAACCACCAAGTAATTTTATAGCATGGAACCTTAAGAGAAGGTCTGAATTTTAAATGCTAAAAAATTATTCCCTTGGTGCGCTGATCCCAAAACTTTACAGCCAGACATTTGTATCTGACTTCTGAGTACAAGTCAAAAATATTACATGTCAATAAGACAAAGAAACAAATTGGTAACTTCTTTCTAATTCATATCATTTGAGACTATTGTATCAACATTATAAAAGTTATCTGCATCTCTGTGAGCCAGAGATTGTATTCTAACTGCACAGAGGTGGTTTACCAAGTTTCCCCAAGGATCTACAATCACTGGAGGTGATTATTGCACATCCTGGCACAGGTAAACATCACCAATGCAGTATAACCCCAAAGGATTTTACAAATGGTGGATCAGACCAGTTTCCAGAGGCCCAGGAAACAAAGAAAGGCTTTTGGTACAAAAGGTGAACTTAACGCGGGGCTTGGGGCGTTGTTCTTTACCTGAAAACTGACCTGAACCTTTAACAAGAGGGCAAGCCCTGCTGGAAGGATCTGAAAGACTTTGACTCCTACCAGACCCTCATTTGAAAGATGAGTCACTTCTAATATGCACTTAGACTTTTTATGGTTTTATGACAAAATTTCCTCTGTAATTCTTTTGTTCTTAAATAAACACACTTTGCTTTGTGAAGGCTAGCTAGTCCCTTGTCCTTCAGGGGAAAGCATGAAACCATGGGTGGGGAGCTAGGTCAGACTGCTGGGATAGTCACAGAGAACAGCAAGCCTAAATCCCAGATCTGAAGGGAGAGAGTCACAGGACACTGCCTatagagaggtgacagctggagGCCTGAGACCTAAGGGTGTATCCCTTGAACTGAAGCCCAGAGGGGTTAGAGGTGACATGCATCACATGCAATTTTCCTGCAGACCATGGGGgggtaactccaccagagaggtcctttggggccatctgcctgtcccaagtcagggtaaaggaggagggttgggcgtggggctagcaactccaccctgtaaaaatcagcttgctacagaaacgccaacaatagagttaacagagacttttagcctggaaaaagaagggtcttcaactcgaagatgcatgacgctgggtggtgaaagccgcgaggaagccactaagccgatcacccttcttgcagccaggaggattaccatcggcacatggaacgtgaggaccatgtacgagtcaggaaagacggcgcaggttgcagcagagatgaggagcaacaacctgaccctactaggcattagcgagacatacactacgcaagcagccaaccaacatcaccagacaggcactgcagtggaacccccaaggcaagcggaaaagaggccgcccaagaaatacctggcgacgcgaccttcaggttgatagcaaaaaaatgggctatacctggaaccagctagagcgaatggcccaggatagaagactatggagatctgttgttggcggcccataccccggttggggtgacgggcatgaatgaatgaatgaatgatggggGGGTGACAGCTGGGGTAGGGCTAAAATGTGGGTAGCCAGGGTAGATACATACAGTCAAGAGAAAGGGCTCTGAATCCTCCAGGTAGGTCTCCAAGAACTGGAACGCACTCTGTTGAAAAGTCTTGTAGGAAAAATTTCGGATCATCGTATGAGACAAATTCTTCTCACGGATAATGCTGAGCAACTCTGTCCTCAGTTTCTAGTCAAGAGGCAAGAACATTCTGAATATGTACAAATGATACAAGTTACAAatgcaggagctgggggtttgGGTGGAGAGGGGACTTCCCCACTGACACTACAACATTATCAGCTAATTTATACTGATCTAAATTAGGAAGCAAATGCCAGAAAAGTCTGGATTCTGTGTCAGCATTGCCAACTACATTTGCTTTCGGTGCCAGACAACGCAATGGTAGCAGCAGacaaattaagaaaaggaaatacATGTTTGGGAACATATTGCACAGCCAACAAGATACTCCATCTCAAGCCCCAAAAATTCACATAATCAAACTCACCTGGGTGCTGGGATCCTTTGCCatgttttttttcagaatttttgagGCTTTATCAAACTCCCTCTTTTTGATACAAATGATAACAGCCTAAAGAGGAAAAAGAGGATCTCAATTTTTGTGTATCAATTCAACCACATCTCCTAAATCAGCTTCACATACAGCACAATCAAAATGCAAGCAAAACCTGTGACGTTCCTTCCAAACATAATCCAAGTAACATGGAAACACCACTTTTTGCACCAAACACCTTAATGAGCTGCTAACCTGAAATCCTACTATACCCTTCTAACTATCCCATTAATGCAAGGTTATAATTAAGGATTGCGTTACCTAATTTCATTTGTATGGTGTCATTcaattcagcaaaatacttaTTGTAAATGTACATGGACACCTCTGAAATTTGAGAATCCATCAGTTCTCACTAGATTTCCTTggcttaattttaaacaaacaagtaGCCTTCTACAGGATCACAGAGTTACGTGGCATGTCACTACTAAAAGAAGCTGACATGGCccctccccaaagagcttacaagtgAAGGCAGACAGCATGTGGATGtaggaagaaagagaaaatgcGCCAAAGACATTTTGATGTGCCTTGGCAAGTGTCTTGTAGCCTCAGGTTTGCTTATTGTAGCATAATATGCAATAAAACATCATAgttacattttatattttacataCATCATACATGCAAACTTTATCTCAAGCCTGCAAATTGAACAGACCAGTTTGCAGGGGATGACTAGTTGCAATAGTAAGGTTTTAGGAGGGATTCTTAGTCTCTATGAGCATTCTAGTTCTACATTTAAAAGGTACCCCagtaaaaagaagagagaaaggatGCATTATTTCTAATATAGTCAATAGAGAAAATGGTAATAGCAAAAGAAATGTTCTGCTTTTCAGTTCACCTGTAATAGTAACCTATTAGGATCTGTAACTCTATCTTCCTAACAATGGAAAGCTCCCGGAAGACCTGGAAGGGACAATTGCCCTCAGTGTAagggaagcttttttttttttaaattagattaaAGCTTATAAAACTCTAAACTATTTGAATGAAAAAGGAGAACTTGACCCTTACAGCTTGCTTCACCATTTTTCTAACAGATTCCATTGCCACCTCAGACACAGGAAATTCTCTCTCAATCAGCTCCAGCACACCGATTGCAGATTCAAGAGGGGTGAGCTCTGATTCTGTATCAAAGGTGCAATCTACAATTAAAAGAAACAATTCATTCCTGTTGGTTTTAAAACAGACACACAAATCTACCTGGGACCAAGAAATCCTCCACAGGAAGCAGACAAAACAAGTAGGCTAAGATTTGCTCAGTTAGGCCACTAATGCTGCAGTAACTGACACAGCAGAGAACAGCACACACAAAACAATTATGATCAAGACAGACAAGAAAGGCTGTCTAAGTTATGCAAGGTCCTCAAAAAGAAACATGACATTTGGTGAGTTTGAAATTAAAAGCAATAAACATTGTGAGCTGAGTATGTGGAGGTTTGCTTTACCTTACACTACAAAGAGAAAAATCAGGAATTAATACACTGAATAAAAATTACAGAAGATTACACTAATGCAGTTTAAATTCTCAAACATCAAGAAATTCAAACGTAAAGTTCTTGCCATATTGAAAGGGCACTGTTGTCAGATCAAATCTGATCCCCAAGTTTAAGTTTTGCTCAAGTATAACTAGATCGAAGACTGATATACATGGTTGCTTTACTTAATGTTTTAATTTCAATTGAAAGCAAAAACAAAGCCTTCTCCACAGTGTTTTCACTCCAACATTGTGTTCTTGGTCTATCACAGGAGAAATAAAGAATGAAATTGGTTTACCTATACATTGTTTGTAAAGAAAGTGGAAGTGACTTTGTTCCAGatgacagagagagaaaatatagaATCCCTGCAAAGAAGCCAagtttttcttaaacaaaaacTTTTGTTTGGGTTTTAGGCTATTAATAACAGAATGTTTGATGTTTACCCCACATGTTGCCTTCAAGTGACAATGCTAAACAGGGAAAAAGAAATCATATCTCAGTCTGAAAGTTTTACCTATTATTGTTCAATTCCTATTACTGAAAAGAGTGAAAATTACTTCGCTATTTCCCAGTTTGTTTACCCTGAATGTTAACTACCCTATGAAAAGACTCACTTTCAACTACTTTGGTTTTGGTCAGAGGCACTATCCCTACTATTATCAGGCCTATGCCCTTTCCTTTGCAGAAAAGACCCttataaacaaaaaaacacaagcaGATTATTTCAAGGAATTATAACAGAAGTTTCAGAGACCTTTATCCAAACCTGAATTTAAAACAATCTAAATAGCGTAGTTGGTTTTCCTCGGGCAAACAGTAGATAAAAAGTGATTTCAGCAGAACGGTCCCACGCTGCACTGAGCATAGGCAATGCACTGAGGTGAATGACGTTTTGGGAACAGGGCTGAGCACCAGTAAGGCAAACTGTGGCGCTTTTCTCTCGTACCTAGGTTCTCTCCCTCCTCAATTCTTGAAAGAAACTGCATAATCCGGAGCAGCCGGGAGATTGCAGGTTCCTTAACCAGGGGCCGCAGCAgcagagctagagagagagaagacagagagCTTGGGACATCCACGTCAGAAACACCCCCTCCCGGCGGGCCCCgggcgcccccgcccccgccccctcccggcgGGCCCTCACCCTGCATCACGTCGCGGAACTCGCGGAAGTCCCGGTTCCGGCGGGCCCGATAGGCCCCCACGGCCTGGTGGAAGTAGAACTGCAGCACCCAGCGGTTCACCGCCTCCTCGGGGGCGCGGAGCCCCAGCGCCCCCTTCCCAGCCGCCATGGGCCCCCGCCGGCTCCGGGAGACCCGCCCGCGCGCGCCAGCCATCCCGCGCCAGGATTCGGAAGTGACGTGCACAGCACGACGGAAGTGACGGCATCCCGCCGCTGCCCTCTCGACACCTTAGGGAAAGCGAGCGCCCCCTGCACTTCCTCCTCTTATTGCTACGCGGGGCCACGGGCGACTACAGCGACCGGCATGCACTGCGGCCTCCGGCTCCCAATATGCCCCACGGCCCGGATCTCCCGGCCTGCACTGCGTTGCTCGGCCCCGACGAGCCGCGCAGTCCCCGGCTGGCGGCGAGCCAGGCCCGGCGGGGCGCAGGGATGGAAGGGGATGTTTACACTGTCCTGTTCCGCACCCCAGTCATTAGCGAGAGGGTCCCGCCCTTCCCCATCCGGGCAATAACAGCCCCTGCTGCAAACAGACTGGCCCAAGTCCCGCCTCCTCGGTGCTGCACCCGTGGGGTTGCATTGGGGTGAGCTCAGCCTAGTGCCCGTACCTGCCCTCGGTCATACAAACTGCTCTTCTGGCCTAGGTCTGCGTGAGAGACGGGTGACCCTGGGAACCCCGGCCCAGTCCCTGGGGCCTGATTAAAAGAGTCTCCACATTTCTACATGTAATCACCGCGGTTCCAGATTCCTTGTACATCGAACTACACATTTGCTAAAAACATTCTCCTAATCTCTAGTAACAAATTAATGATGATTGAAAAGCTTTTTCAACATATAAAAGCAGGAAATGAGTGGCCACCTCTTTCCCTTAAGTGTCCAGAATATAGTAACAACTCAGAAGcccagaaaatattgtcttctcTTGACACCACCATTTTGAGTCCCATTAATAACCTTGGATGAACTATGATTGAGTCCTGCTAATGCTAATTTAGTCAAAATATAAAATTAGCCAAACTCTGTCCACGTGCAGAATTCTGGGCCTGTTACTTAAGTCATAGAGACATGTTGGTGCCACCCTCAGTTTGAAGTTGTGCTACTATGGTACggccacatcttgaatgctgcatgcagatgtggtcgccccatctcaaaaaagatctattggaattggaaaaggttcagaaaagggcaaaaaaaaagatgaggggtatggaacagcttccacatgaggagagattaataagactgggacttttcagcttggaaaagagacaactaagggggggatatgatagaggtctataaaatcatgactggtatagagaaagtagataaggacatCCTTGtttacacaagaactaggggtcaccaaaggtttaaaacaaaaggaagtatttttttcacacagctcagtcaacttgtggaattccttgccagaggattttgtgaaggccaagaccataacagggttcagaaaataactagataaatatcagtggctattagccaggatgggcaggaatggtgtccctagcctctgtttgccagaagctgagaatggcgacaagggatggatcacttgatgattacctgttctgttcatttcctctggggcacctggtattggccactgtcggtagacaggatactgggctagatggacctttggtctgacccagtagggccattcttatgtactacCCTTTCTTCTTTTGCATTTAAGAATATGTGAAAGAGGGAAGGGAGTAACACTCTCTACATACTATACAGTAGTGTTCTCCCAGACCTGAGGATATCCTAGCTTCATCCTAATTTCTTCAGAGATTTCATTCTCTTCTAACTTAAAATATTTGGTGGTATTGTAAATTCATCTTTCATTGCCAACAACTCTTCTTCTTCCCCTCACATATAATACTCCTTCCTAGAATTTTGGAAACTGAACTCACTTTAGTAGGATCAATGCTCCTGTCTCCTCTTTTGTTCCTAATGCAAATCCTATCTGAAGACAGCTGTCTTCCTTTCAATAGTCTAGTTAACATACTGCAGGATTTATTCCCATAGACAAAGAATTTATGTGGATGATTTAGTTTATAATATTACAGCCAATGACCGCCTTGCCTTCATTATTTCCTTTCTTGTTTTCAATCCCAACATTCTTTTTCTATTAGATTCCTTTTCTATGTAATGCCAGCTCTAATCCCCAGTGGACCTCAATTATCTCTTCGGTGCGTGCCTCCTACAAAAACATTTCCTGTTGCAAACAATAACCCTACACTGATTCCTAAACAATAAACAGTGACCCCTCTTTGAAGCCCTGCACTGACAGGCTCCAAAAAGGATTGTTCATCCATTTCTACTCAGTTAGAAAAGTAATTACAAATGGGAGTTCTGTTTGGCTTTCAGGACATCCCCACCCTTTTCCTCCCCTCCAGGGGCTCCGtagaagagaaagaagaggaaaaagaaacaagaaaaaaacaatatgtgtcaaaaggaaaacaataaaacTGGGAGGGAAAGAAATGCTATTggcaaacaaacaaagggaagtaaaaataattaaaatctgcAAGAGCAAGAGTATGATGTGTTTTTACCTCTGGACTGAGTTGAGTGACCTCTACAGTGTATGCACAGTCATGGGGCAGTTAGAATGGAACTAATTATAACCTGATTGTCACAAGGTTAATTTGTTTGAATGCAGCACTGAAGGGTTAGGAAGGATAGAGAAATCTACAGATCCATACTGTGTCCTGTTCTTTGAGGCAGCATGACAGAATTACGCAGTTTCCTTAGGGTCTCTTACTGTATAAAATGGGCACAAGCTAATGGAGCAAGCAAGACGACTCAGGTCTCAACCCATAAGACCAtggcaaaacagctgatcagtttGGTATTAGTGTGCTGTATTGGCTACTCATGATCCAAGGGAAACATTATTACCAAGGGAAATCATCTGTAAGATTGTTactctaattttttaaaatacattcttAATTTTCAGGCTGGGACATCCTAAAGCACCCAGGATCTGTTAAACACAACAGCTTTCTCACCCTCCTGAGACACATTGCTCCTACTAGAAGCAGCAGCTTTAGCCAAGGTTGATGCAACTGCATTCAGCAGACTATAGAGGTTTCAGGAGCTTGAGCTTCTTTGTTCATTTTAGCTTGAACATCAGAAAAGTGAGATCTATTAGACTACTCAAGGACAATAGTGGAAGCCTCACCATTTGTGTCACTTATACCGAACTGGACAACGCTCTGGAGACTACAAAGTAATGAACAATCCTGCAATGGCTTCTGCAGGGATGGGAGTGAACAGGAGGGAAAGAACTCATGTGACCTTATAGGTCTTTTCAATTTTTATCTTCTACTATTCTGTGTTCAGTTGGTTAAAATCAATAATATCAATAAACAATGCTTTTTTACATTATGGAGCCCAGTTTGAGTTGTTGGCATCCTTTTGTCTGCGAGAGATGGTGGGAATTGCAGACTAtgatgtagatggtttgcaatgtctcataTGACTGAATAGTCCAGTCTgagatttgcatgatctttggcagttattgcaaatgtctgtatcctgggagctgcttgcttcctacGGGCTCTTTACTCTTCAAGCTTTGTGGGGCTAGCTTCTGTCtggactttgataccctgatGGAGACCACAGTGCCACTTGTTACGATCACTTGCCAAgatttcccattggtcaggatcAATTCAAAATTCCTTCATCTCTCGCTTGCATGTGTCTTTATAGCAAAGATTGGGACATCCTGTTGTTCCCTCTGATAGCTCCCGATATAACATGTCCTTGGGTATGTGTCTGTCTTACAACCTACTCAGATGGCCCAGCCAGCACAGTTGCCTTTGCTTGAGCAGGGCTGTCACACATGGTAAATTTGCCCTTTGAAGAACCTCTGCGTTGGTGACTTTATCCTGCCATTTGGTGTTGAGTAAACAGCGTAGGTGGAAACTGTTTAACTTTTTCTCCTGGTGAGCATAagttgtccatgtttccccaccatACATGAGCGCTGAGGAAGCAAACTTGGTACACTAGCATTTTGGTCTTGATGGTAAGCTTTGTTCCAGGCTCTTTTAGTTAGTCTGATAAAGGTGGTGGCAGCCTTTCCAATGCGAATTCCAATGAAGAATTTAGTTCTTCATCCAATAAAAGGTCGATGGTCACTGTAGAACCTAAATAGCTGAACTTTTGGACGACTTCTAGCTGGTTTGTCAGCAGAGCAGGTCTATTTGCAATACTAGAAAAGATAGGATGCCCACCAACTCTGTTAAGTCTTACACGTTCATTCCACAACAACATGAGATCAACTGTCCAGTTTGACGGGGCCACTTCGGACAACTTTGAGATGAAAAGCGGAATGATGCAAGGACGTGTTCTTGCCCCTACACTCTTTGGAATCTTCTTCTCAGTACTCTTGAACTGTAACAAGGACATGAAAGATGGAGTTTATCTCCACACAAGTTCAGATGGGAAACTCTTCAACCTGTCCCCACTTAAGTCAAAGACCAAAGTAAAAAAGGTGCTGCTCAGGGAACTTCTATTCGCTGATGCTGCTGCCCTCATAGCATAGGCaccgagtttctaatctgctggggggtgggggggcagcttctctctggccccacccaggccccacccacaccctgcttcttcccaccccagccccacttaTGCTTAGTGATTCTTACCCCTTTAGAGtgcaagcagcaaaaagaaccaAGTTtatctgtgggtacgtctacactacaggactattccgaatttgcataaaccagttttgtaaaacagatttaataaaatcgagtgcgcgcggccacactaaacacattaaatcggtggtgtgcgtccatggtccgaggctagtgtcgatttctggagcgttgcactgtgggtagctatcccgtagctatcccatagttcccgcagcctc from the Mauremys reevesii isolate NIE-2019 linkage group 16, ASM1616193v1, whole genome shotgun sequence genome contains:
- the TERF2 gene encoding telomeric repeat-binding factor 2; this translates as MIAIAGAGSGGEAVAGVERAAAGCRHFRRAVHVTSESWRGMAGARGRVSRSRRGPMAAGKGALGLRAPEEAVNRWVLQFYFHQAVGAYRARRNRDFREFRDVMQALLLRPLVKEPAISRLLRIMQFLSRIEEGENLDCTFDTESELTPLESAIGVLELIEREFPVSEVAMESVRKMVKQAAVIICIKKREFDKASKILKKNMAKDPSTQKLRTELLSIIREKNLSHTMIRNFSYKTFQQSAFQFLETYLEDSEPFLLTMAKKTLNSEYIDETKKLALVPEPVEAAAPKPVEVAKQPSVAAPDSVELAKQPSVAAPDSVEVAKQPPAAAPDSVEVAKQPPAVAPDSVEMSSKDSERQPSGTVTTYGISALREAFKTLSNSQDSDAAFTKLDETDFSFPKQLSPSVSHRLKRQREEENPPLETSETSDIPKSPPKSKRLLTISRLIMEQDSQSTELSETPDSSQEPVVSSAFGTLVQKPHVQCVSSRSPKPLKARWNTSNGQEEKDTWSEEDELFLDKKSPGRNSHSSSSLGSKKQRWTVQESEWIREGVKKFGEGNWKIICNKFPFENRTAVMIKDRWRTMKKLGLH